From the genome of Desulfobotulus mexicanus, one region includes:
- a CDS encoding GxxExxY protein, translating to MCSLNSWTFSLDLGVHLKQQRFDVVYKTIRVGEYIPDLIVFEQIIVDTKTIENIQHTQILNYLRITNLRVGLILNFKKPKLEWQRIVL from the coding sequence GTGTGTAGCTTAAATTCATGGACTTTTAGTCTTGACTTAGGGGTCCACCTTAAACAACAACGTTTTGATGTTGTTTATAAAACTATCAGAGTGGGTGAATATATTCCTGACCTTATTGTTTTTGAACAGATCATAGTTGACACAAAAACCATTGAAAATATACAACACACCCAAATATTAAACTACCTTAGAATTACAAACTTGAGAGTGGGCCTGATTCTCAATTTCAAAAAACCAAAGCTTGAATGGCAAAGGATTGTATTATGA